A section of the Oryza sativa Japonica Group chromosome 1, ASM3414082v1 genome encodes:
- the LOC4326477 gene encoding E3 ubiquitin-protein ligase IPI1-like encodes MAYCIRHSPGRCQCYPSPPTTLQRSSSATHTGNFHRMDESPRVTTAPPPQRHTNNSRSIVVILKSESPITGYVLGLPNPNSILPGTVRENGQGMVLQINIPPDSQQESVAVGGNETVAAPAREIGAPGRRGAGAGGRVFFVGGTPFALYREGSAGRGVVGNAASAAGMGAEEEEEPASAVGREGGGGGGGARAAGAGAGGDTADDDDSGESAAAVVPCSICLDAVVAGGGDRSTARLQCGHEFHLDCIGSAFNAKGVMQCPNCRQIERGNWLYANGSRPSQDVSNDDWGHDEDFYDANQPETSRSVFLPFRFQWCPIGRLAQLPSVFDEGESAPPVTFHDFMGQNFTSEHLPVSAPGATPPGPYIAYFQPLQSSASSSSSHVTERTMDGTTYHDHWNPLPGPSDGRPLATVHPIDFHHNHWTHLPNSYSQPNSNNGVAEQMAIPVVPMRVGGLDSDSQQRGSLPSVYGNGSGSRSRIPSVPPMAPQFMRPHGNINEQYQQNSSSLYAAPQRRTAVQAVQDSMNFTLFPQAPTGPNSMETEDAGGNQFYAWERDRFAPYPLMPVDSEANWWGSTPQSHGVTDHSAAPGRRLFGQWIGAGRSPPPPPPPPADNSSYRQMHIPRM; translated from the exons ATGGCTTACTGCATCCGCCACTCTCCGGGCCGTTGCCAGTGCTATCCGTCGCCACCTACCACCTTACAACG GTCATCGTCGGCGACCCACACAGGCAACTTCCATCGAATGGATGAAAGCCCTCGAGTCACGACGGCGCCTCCTCCTCAGCGGCATACCAACAACAGCAGATCTATAGTGGTTATACTCAAATCAGAATCTCCGATAACCGGCTATGT GTTGGGCTTGCCCAATCCAAATTCTATACTGCCAGGGACTGTAAGGGAAAACGGGCAGGGCATGGTGCTGCAAATAAACATTCCCCCAG ATAGCCAGCAGGAGTCCGTCGCCGTTGGTGGGAACGAGACGgttgccgcgcccgcgcgcgagATCGGAGCTCCGGGGAGGCGAGGCGCAGGCGCAGGTGGGCGCGTGTTCTTCGTCGGGGGCACCCCGTTCGCGCTCTACCGGGAGGGATCCGCGGGGCGGGGAGTGGTGGGGAACGCCGCGAGCGCAGCCGGGAtgggcgccgaggaggaggaggagccggcgTCGGCCgtcgggagggaggggggaggaggaggaggcggggcgagggccgcgggggcgggggcggggggcgacaccgccgacgacgacgacagcggggagagcgccgcggcggtggtCCCGTGCTCGATCTGCCTCGacgcggtggtcgccggcggcggggacagGTCCACGGCGAGGCTGCAGTGCGGCCACGAGTTCCACCTCG ATTGCATTGGTTCAGCATTTAATGCCAAAGGAGTTATGCAATGCCCCAACTGTCGCCAAATTGAGAGGGGGAATTGGCTCTATGCAAATGGTTCGCGTCCATCACAGGATGTAAGTAATGATGATTGGGGTCATGATGAAGACTTTTATGATGCTAATCAACCAGAGACATCAAGGAGTGTCTTTTTG CCATTCCGCTTCCAATGGTGTCCTATTGGCCGCTTAGCCCAACTTCCATCTGTATTTGA TGAAGGAGAGTCAGCACCACCCGTAACCT TTCATGATTTCATGGGACAGAACTTCACTTCTGAGCATTTGCCTGTATCAGCACCTGGGGCAACTCCTCCAGGCCCATATATCGCTTACTTTCAGCCTCTTCAATCATCGGCATCATCATCAAGTTCCCATGTCACTGAAAGAACTATGGATGGCACCACCTATCATGATCACTGGAACCCCCTACCTGGGCCATCAGATGGTCGACCATTGGCTACAGTGCATCCCATTGATTTCCATCATAACCACTGGACGCACCTGCCCAACTCCTATTCTCAACCCAACAGCAATAATGGTGTAGCTGAGCAGATGGCAATCCCTGTGGTACCAATGAGGGTTGGGGGCCTTGATAGTGATAGCCAACAGCGAGGATCTCTCCCCTCAGTTTATGGAAATGG ATCTGGATCAAGGTCTAGAATTCCAAGTGTTCCTCCTATGGCACCACAATTCATGAGGCCGCATGGTAACATCAACGAACAATATCAGCAGAATTCGTCCAGCCTGTATGCTGCGCCGCAGCGTAGGACTGCCGTGCAGGCTGTCCAAGACAGCATGAACTTTACCCTGTTCCCGCAGGCTCCAACTGGCCCTAATTCAATGGAGACGGAGGATGCCGGAGGCAACCAGTTCTATGCCTGGGAGAGGGACCGCTTCGCCCCTTACCCGCTAATGCCCGTAGATTCTGAAGCAAACTGGTGGGGCAGCACGCCGCAATCCCATGGCGTGACGGATCATTCAGCTGCCCCCGGTAGGAGGCTATTTGGTCAATGGATCGGCGCCGGgaggtcgccaccgccgcctccaccgccaccagcgGACAACTCGTCGTACCGACAGATGCACATCCCTCGGATGTAG